TGGGGCTTTCATCAACTGCTCTAAGGGCAGTACCATCAGTTGATTGCTTGTAGCATTTCCCAGTAGCACTTTGCGCGTCTTACTGAACACCCGCTCGATAGACTCAATATAGAGCCGTTCCCGCGTTATTTGTGGCGCTTTAAGGTAGTGTGGCAATAATTGGGTAAACCGATCGACCTCACCCTTCGCCCGTAAAATCACCGCCTCTTTGTAGCCCTGCGCCTCTTCCTCTAGACGTTTAGCCTCACCACGGGCTTGCGGTTCACGAGATCTGGCGTAGGCTTCCGCTTCACGAATAAAGCGCTGCTGGTCCTCTTGTGCTGCAATCGCATCGTCAAAGGCCTCTTTAACCTGCTGCGGAGGACGGGCCTGTTGAAAGTTAACATCCGTCACCTCTAACCCCATATCATAAGCAGCGATGATCTTATTCAGCTCTTGCTTAGTATCTGAGCGCACTTTAATCCGCCCCCGGGTGAGCACATTATCCATGGTGGTATGCCCCACAACGTAGCGCAGTGCGCTATCGGTCGCCTGCCGTAAGCTATTATCAGCGTTGGTGACGCTAAATAGATATTTCACCGGATCGACCACTTTGTACTGCACATTCATCTCAACTTGCACCATATTTTCATCTTGGGTTAGCATAGAGCCGGTGGCTGAAAGCCCCCGTACGGTCCCAATATCGACGCGCTGGACTTCGTCTACAAAAATCGCTTTCCAATTTAATCCAGGCGGCACCACTTGTATGAAACGACCAAAACGTGTCACTACCCCTCGCTCAATCTCATGAATAGTATAAAAACCGCACACCCCCCACAGCAGGCCTAGCAGCGCCATGAGGAGTCCAACTCCCTTCATCACCTGCTGCCGGTCGACCGGAGCGTTCCCTGAAGCGGCCTGACGGCTACCTATTTTTTTAGTGAGTTGTGACCAGAGTGTGCTGAGATCGGGGGGCCCCTGTTCAGCTGCCTGATGGCCCTGAGCACGCCTCCCCCAGGGATCACGGTCTGGCCCACTCCCCTCCGGTTGCTTCGCTACCATTGATAACTTCCTCTTTAATAAATAATCAGCGGCTTCAACCCTCAAAAGGGTCTTCAACCCTCACCGGTGTGATACCGGCTGCTAGGTGGTCTAAACAACATACCCTGCCAGTTCCGGAGAGTGTTTGATACAGCGTTGCCAGGCTATCGGGGATAGCCTGATCAGTAACGTAAGACTCCCCTCCTCGGCGAGCTGCTCATGCACAATGGCCCCCAATTGAGACAAGGGTTGACGCAGAGCATAGGCCGTTGCTGGCAATCGCAGGGAGTACTCTACCGTGGTGACTGCCAGGCGCTCACGTAACGCCTGCAACAGCAGTGCTAACCCTCTGTTATCCTGTGCCGAGATCCAAACACGGACCGGAACACCCTGAGCATCACGCTCTACCCCCGGTGGTCGATGGGGGAGCTGATCAATTTTATTCAAGACCAACAACATCGGCACCTGATCGGCGCCAATGTCGGCCAACACCTGGTTGACCGCCTCCATTTTCTCTTGCAGCTGCGGATCAGTCGCATCAACTACCTGTAGTAGTAAGGCAGCTTCACGCGTCTCCTGCAGGGTCGTTTTAAAAGCCGCCACCAAGGTATGCGGCAAGTCACGAATAAACCCAACAGTATCTGCCAGTACGGTGTTCTCCAGACCGGGCGCTGGAAGACGCCTTAAGGTGGGATCCAGTGTCGAAAACAGCTGATCCGCAGTATAACGATCGGCTGCTGTTAGACGATTAAATAGCGTGGTTTTACCCGCATTGGTGTAGCCCACTAAAGCCACCGTGGAGAGCTCGGCACGGGTGCGTGTCCGCCGCCCTTGTTGCCGCTGGGCCTGAAATCGACGCAACCGCTGCAATAATTGGCTGATCCTTCCCTTAATTAAGCGGCGATCACTCTCTAACTGGGTTTCACCCGGACCCCGTAGGCCGATGCCCCCTTTCTGACGCTCTAAGTGAGTCCAACCGCGCACTAATCGGGTTGAGAGATGCCTTAATTGTGCTAACTCAACTTGCAACTTGCCCTCATAACTCTGCGCCCGTTGGGCAAAAATATCTAAAATTAAAGCGGTCCGATCTAAAACACGACAGTGACAGAGCTGTTCGAGATTACGCCCCTGCGCCGGCGACAGCGGCGCATTAAACAGCACCACCGTCGCCTGACTCGCTTTGACTGCCTCAGCAATCTCTTGTGCCTTGCCAAGCCCCACCCAATATTTGGGCTGTATCCTGGCACGACGACCCACCACAACCTGCAGGATCAACACCCCTGCAGCGGCTGCCAGGGATTGAAACTCTTGCAGAGCCTCGGATGTATCGGTCTCTAGCGTTTCAATCTGTACTAAAACAGCACGATCCTGAACTGAGCCAACGGGATGCGTTTCGATCACCTCAAGGTGCCCTCGGTCGGAATAAAAGAGATTGAGCCCCGGTTGACTGGAACGATTTAGTGCGTTTCGATAGCAGGGGTGTTGGTTGGGTGCGCCCTCGGTGAGGTGTTTGGATCGCTATTGTAGTAGGGGACAGCGCGGCTGGGAACCACCGTGGAGATGGCATGTTTATAGACCATCTGGCTAACACTATTTTTTAACAAAATAACAAATTGATCAAATGATTCAATATACCCCTGTAGCTTGATCCCATTAACCAGATAAATAGCCACCGGCACATGTTCGCGCCGCAGTACGTTCAAAAAAGGATCTTGTAAAGTCTGCCCTTTAGCCATCTTATTTTCCCTTGTTATCGTGTGTAGCCCTAAAAATCAACGTCAATGGATCAAAAAATAAAAACAGATAAAAAATTCAACCCTTCACCAGTCGCACGACCGATTGTAGCGCTGTCGCCAATTGGCTGCTATCGAGCCATTGTCGATCAGGCCAGTGTTTCAGCCAAGTCATTTGACGTTTAGCCAACTGCCGAGTCGCACAGATCGCTTGGTAGACCATCTGCTGCTGGCTAATTTCTCCCGCCAAATAACCCCACATTTGCCGATAACCCACGGCACGCAGTGCGGGAAGATCCCGGTGCAAATCACCCCGGTGCCATAAGGTGTGGACCTCCTGTTCAAAACCCGCTGCCAAAATCTGCTGGAACCGCTGCTCAATCTGCCGATGGTGTTGGCTGCGATCGGTGGGCACCAAGGCCACTTGCTTGATCTGATAGGGAAGCGGTCTCTCCATAGGCTGGATCAATTCGGTTAATGGGCGCCCCGTCAGTAAAAACACTTCTAGAGCTCGACTCAGCCGTTGCGTATCATGGGGATGGATGCGCTCAGCCGCGATCGGGTCAATCTGCGCCAGCTGCTGGTGCAAGGCCGGCCAG
This genomic stretch from unidentified bacterial endosymbiont harbors:
- the hfq gene encoding RNA chaperone Hfq; this translates as MAKGQTLQDPFLNVLRREHVPVAIYLVNGIKLQGYIESFDQFVILLKNSVSQMVYKHAISTVVPSRAVPYYNSDPNTSPRAHPTNTPAIETH
- the miaA gene encoding tRNA (adenosine(37)-N6)-dimethylallyltransferase MiaA, which codes for MSPGQPLVLCVMGPTASNKSDFALRLHQRLPVDIISVDSALVYRGMDVGTAKPTWQQRQRVPHRLIDIRDPTLAYSAAEFRRDALQAIAESVQRGRIPLLVGGTMLYFKVLLQGLACLPAADPRVRQQLAAQAASVGWPALHQQLAQIDPIAAERIHPHDTQRLSRALEVFLLTGRPLTELIQPMERPLPYQIKQVALVPTDRSQHHRQIEQRFQQILAAGFEQEVHTLWHRGDLHRDLPALRAVGYRQMWGYLAGEISQQQMVYQAICATRQLAKRQMTWLKHWPDRQWLDSSQLATALQSVVRLVKG
- the hflX gene encoding ribosome rescue GTPase HflX, producing MIETHPVGSVQDRAVLVQIETLETDTSEALQEFQSLAAAAGVLILQVVVGRRARIQPKYWVGLGKAQEIAEAVKASQATVVLFNAPLSPAQGRNLEQLCHCRVLDRTALILDIFAQRAQSYEGKLQVELAQLRHLSTRLVRGWTHLERQKGGIGLRGPGETQLESDRRLIKGRISQLLQRLRRFQAQRQQGRRTRTRAELSTVALVGYTNAGKTTLFNRLTAADRYTADQLFSTLDPTLRRLPAPGLENTVLADTVGFIRDLPHTLVAAFKTTLQETREAALLLQVVDATDPQLQEKMEAVNQVLADIGADQVPMLLVLNKIDQLPHRPPGVERDAQGVPVRVWISAQDNRGLALLLQALRERLAVTTVEYSLRLPATAYALRQPLSQLGAIVHEQLAEEGSLTLLIRLSPIAWQRCIKHSPELAGYVV
- the hflK gene encoding FtsH protease activity modulator HflK produces the protein MVAKQPEGSGPDRDPWGRRAQGHQAAEQGPPDLSTLWSQLTKKIGSRQAASGNAPVDRQQVMKGVGLLMALLGLLWGVCGFYTIHEIERGVVTRFGRFIQVVPPGLNWKAIFVDEVQRVDIGTVRGLSATGSMLTQDENMVQVEMNVQYKVVDPVKYLFSVTNADNSLRQATDSALRYVVGHTTMDNVLTRGRIKVRSDTKQELNKIIAAYDMGLEVTDVNFQQARPPQQVKEAFDDAIAAQEDQQRFIREAEAYARSREPQARGEAKRLEEEAQGYKEAVILRAKGEVDRFTQLLPHYLKAPQITRERLYIESIERVFSKTRKVLLGNATSNQLMVLPLEQLMKAPRPDPLPEAAQQAHTVSTEPLSSTTPLPASAPISHQGSNRVIRGDHHHE